One genomic segment of Chitinibacter sp. FCG-7 includes these proteins:
- a CDS encoding ATP-binding protein has product MTEHHLQRPPAEISHAEELARLREHDRDPRPPGWLLSLNAVRRFILGDDQLGISRKMVAPVAAIERMLVTLATGRGLMLVGEPGTAKSMLSELLAAAISGDSGLTIQGGASITEDQIKYSWNYALLINEGPSPRALVPAPLYRGMQQGKLVRFEEMTRAPLEVQDCLLGMLSDRVMTVPELSGEHAMLFARAGFNIIATANTRDRGVNEMSAALKRRFDFETVFPIMDFQQELELVASKSATLLAQSGISERVPEPVLELLVTTFRDLRASLQQGAGGGEMDKLNAVMSTAEAVNVAHAVGVRAWFLAQRSGTPADLVECIGGTVVKDNEDDRNKLQRYFEQKVARREGEHWKAYYEARHRLP; this is encoded by the coding sequence ATGACCGAACACCATCTGCAACGCCCGCCTGCTGAAATAAGCCATGCCGAAGAATTGGCCCGTTTGCGCGAGCATGATCGTGATCCGCGCCCGCCGGGCTGGCTGCTCAGCCTCAATGCCGTGCGGCGTTTTATTCTGGGCGATGACCAGCTGGGCATTAGCCGCAAAATGGTGGCGCCAGTGGCGGCGATTGAGCGAATGCTGGTCACGCTGGCCACCGGGCGCGGGCTGATGCTGGTGGGCGAGCCGGGTACGGCCAAATCCATGCTGTCGGAATTGCTGGCCGCAGCCATTAGCGGCGATTCGGGGCTAACGATCCAGGGTGGCGCGTCGATTACCGAAGATCAGATCAAGTATTCATGGAATTACGCGCTGCTGATCAATGAAGGCCCCAGCCCGCGTGCGCTGGTGCCCGCGCCGCTGTATCGGGGCATGCAACAGGGCAAGCTGGTGCGCTTTGAAGAAATGACGCGTGCGCCGCTGGAGGTGCAAGATTGCCTGCTGGGCATGCTGTCCGACCGGGTGATGACGGTGCCCGAGCTCAGTGGCGAGCACGCCATGCTGTTTGCCCGTGCGGGGTTTAATATCATCGCCACCGCCAATACGCGCGACCGGGGGGTGAATGAAATGAGCGCGGCGCTCAAGCGCCGTTTTGATTTTGAAACGGTATTTCCGATTATGGATTTCCAGCAGGAGCTCGAACTGGTCGCCAGCAAATCAGCCACGCTGCTGGCGCAAAGCGGCATCAGCGAGCGCGTTCCCGAGCCGGTGCTGGAATTGCTGGTCACCACCTTCCGCGATTTGCGCGCCAGCCTGCAGCAAGGCGCGGGTGGCGGCGAGATGGACAAACTCAATGCCGTCATGTCGACCGCCGAGGCGGTAAATGTTGCGCATGCCGTTGGCGTTCGCGCATGGTTTCTGGCGCAGCGCAGCGGCACGCCGGCCGATCTGGTCGAGTGCATCGGCGGCACGGTGGTCAAGGATAACGAGGACGACCGCAATAAACTGCAGCGCTATTTCGAGCAAAAAGTCGCGCGGCGCGAGGGCGAACACTGGAAGGCGTATTACGAAGCGCGCCACCGTCTGCCATGA
- a CDS encoding DUF5682 family protein produces MSDVLQTPQITRQAEYAASSTQDSSRSRVEIIGVRHHSPACARLVAQRIRDSRPDWVLIEGPADFNPRLDELFLPHTLPLAIYSFCSAGELLHRALWSPFADYSPEWQALQVGRECGAQLAFIDLPAWHDAFADISNRYADVNDSEQERLASAYEAELGRQLGIEGRDALWDHLFESSTSSSSDLAELSARLRQYFINLRGTDPGSASNQAREQMMARWIAWAAQQGQEGQQQNRVLVVCGGYHAPMLAQLWPSIEPDIRQDSAAPATPDLHESIAGVSDGSIASTVATGSYLLPYTGKRLDAFHGYASGMPSPAFQQAVWESGLQQAGTQLLQGMMQRLRQKKLPASTADLLAIHVRTQALARLRGHVQPLRNDWLDALAGSLVRDALDAPLPWTYRGPLRRGTDPVLVEIMDVLAGDQAGQLAPGTPLPALLHAVSSELLALDLQPPFSESRNITLALLDEADRGKSRVLHRLAILQIPGFKRLSGPNWAMSGERSEQWQLSHPLEQQAALIEAAIYGATLADAAIARLAEQLAHSHGASALAQLLNRAAQAGLPAFSPGLLSRLHEAISSESRFEVLGQPLAITHGLYRHGHELGMADAPALLELLQLTLDRLLWLAEVHGSVSAQDSNAHLAAWQALRLLLRDAQASTGLPLGELPITRALAVCQRKARHPQAAPLSRGAALGCLLSVAHDDQQQADDIHSAIALLSALPPAALGDALQGLLALARHELIHVPAFIATLRQLVSALDEADFIQALPALRAAFAWLPSFERGELAQQILHLLGSTASPRTLTAPLTGLDAETLARHSWREKQAVAVLGSWGLK; encoded by the coding sequence ATGAGCGATGTCCTGCAAACGCCGCAAATCACTCGCCAGGCAGAATACGCAGCCAGCAGCACACAGGATAGCAGCCGCAGCCGTGTCGAGATCATTGGCGTGCGCCATCACAGCCCGGCCTGCGCGCGGCTGGTGGCGCAACGCATCCGGGATAGCCGCCCGGACTGGGTGCTGATCGAAGGCCCGGCCGATTTCAACCCACGGCTGGACGAGCTGTTTCTGCCGCATACCTTACCGCTGGCGATTTACAGTTTTTGCTCGGCGGGCGAGCTGCTGCACCGCGCCTTATGGTCGCCCTTTGCCGATTATTCGCCCGAATGGCAGGCGCTGCAGGTCGGGCGCGAATGCGGTGCACAGCTGGCTTTTATCGACTTGCCCGCCTGGCACGATGCTTTTGCTGACATTAGCAACCGCTACGCCGATGTGAACGACAGCGAACAGGAGCGTTTAGCCAGCGCCTACGAGGCCGAGCTGGGGCGGCAGCTGGGCATCGAAGGGCGCGATGCGCTGTGGGACCATCTGTTTGAATCGAGCACCAGTTCAAGCAGCGATCTGGCCGAGCTATCGGCGCGACTCAGGCAGTATTTCATCAATCTACGCGGCACTGATCCGGGCTCGGCCAGCAATCAGGCACGGGAACAGATGATGGCGCGCTGGATCGCCTGGGCAGCCCAGCAAGGGCAGGAAGGGCAGCAGCAAAACCGGGTGCTGGTGGTGTGCGGCGGCTATCACGCGCCAATGTTGGCGCAACTCTGGCCCAGCATCGAGCCCGACATCCGGCAAGACAGCGCAGCCCCGGCCACGCCCGACCTGCATGAGAGCATAGCTGGGGTATCAGACGGTAGCATAGCTAGTACCGTTGCTACAGGCTCATACCTGCTGCCGTATACCGGCAAACGGCTGGATGCTTTTCATGGCTACGCCTCCGGCATGCCCTCGCCCGCCTTCCAACAGGCAGTGTGGGAGAGCGGCCTGCAGCAGGCTGGCACGCAATTATTGCAAGGCATGATGCAGCGGCTGCGCCAGAAAAAACTGCCCGCCTCCACCGCCGATCTGCTCGCCATTCATGTGCGCACGCAGGCCTTAGCGCGGCTGCGCGGCCATGTGCAGCCGCTGCGCAATGACTGGCTGGATGCGCTGGCGGGCTCGCTGGTGCGCGACGCGCTCGATGCGCCGCTGCCGTGGACGTATCGCGGCCCGCTGCGGCGCGGCACCGACCCGGTGCTGGTTGAAATCATGGACGTACTAGCTGGCGATCAGGCCGGACAACTCGCCCCCGGCACGCCGCTGCCCGCGCTGCTGCACGCCGTGAGCAGCGAATTGCTCGCGCTCGATTTGCAGCCGCCGTTCAGCGAAAGCCGCAATATCACACTGGCCTTGCTCGACGAGGCCGACCGTGGCAAAAGCCGCGTGCTGCATCGGCTGGCCATTTTGCAGATTCCCGGCTTTAAGCGGCTCAGCGGCCCGAACTGGGCGATGTCGGGCGAACGCAGCGAACAATGGCAGCTCAGCCACCCGCTGGAGCAGCAAGCCGCCTTGATCGAAGCCGCCATTTATGGCGCTACGCTGGCCGATGCGGCCATCGCCAGGCTGGCCGAACAGCTGGCGCACAGCCACGGCGCCAGCGCGCTGGCGCAACTATTAAACCGTGCCGCCCAAGCCGGTCTACCCGCGTTCAGCCCCGGCCTGCTCAGCCGCCTGCACGAAGCCATCAGCAGCGAAAGCCGTTTTGAGGTGCTGGGCCAGCCGCTGGCGATCACGCACGGCCTGTACCGCCACGGCCACGAGCTGGGCATGGCCGACGCGCCCGCCTTGCTTGAATTACTTCAGCTCACACTCGATCGCCTGCTGTGGCTGGCCGAAGTCCACGGCAGCGTCAGCGCGCAAGACAGCAATGCGCATCTGGCCGCCTGGCAAGCGCTGCGCCTGCTCTTGCGCGATGCCCAAGCCAGCACCGGTCTGCCGCTGGGCGAGCTGCCGATCACCCGAGCCTTGGCCGTCTGCCAGCGCAAAGCCCGCCATCCGCAAGCCGCGCCACTGAGCCGGGGCGCTGCACTGGGCTGCCTGCTCAGCGTGGCGCATGACGATCAGCAGCAAGCCGACGACATCCATAGCGCCATCGCCCTGCTCTCTGCCCTGCCACCTGCTGCACTGGGCGACGCACTGCAGGGGCTGCTGGCGCTGGCAAGGCACGAGCTGATCCACGTTCCAGCCTTTATCGCCACACTGAGGCAGCTGGTCAGCGCGCTGGACGAAGCCGACTTCATCCAGGCCCTCCCCGCCCTACGCGCCGCCTTCGCCTGGCTACCCAGCTTCGAGCGCGGCGAACTGGCGCAGCAGATTCTGCACCTGCTCGGCAGCACAGCCAGCCCCCGCACCCTCACCGCCCCGCTCACCGGGCTGGACGCCGAAACACTGGCACGCCACAGTTGGCGTGAGAAGCAGGCAGTGGCCGTGCTTGGAAGCTGGGGCTTAAAATGA
- a CDS encoding VWA domain-containing protein — MNKNKTFIDIPSDTQRWRLLLGEAAQPSLGALTGDALAADAALEWLYGRDPELAQRGERRGGQEASQLTTPDWVNAIHQLFPQEVIERLERDAVERFGIDEVVTNLEVLERIEPSESLLRAVLHTKHLMNPQVLAAARKLVAEVVRRIMDKLAREVRQSFSGTRDRRRPSRIRVASNFDFKRTVRANLHRWHPERQKLYIETPLFISRSKRHTERWDIVLLVDQSGSMVDSVIHAAVMAACLWQLPGMTTHLVAFDTAVVDLTRDVSDPVELLMKVQLGGGTDIAKAVGYAQGLIHNPRRSMVVLISDFYEGGSEYELIRRTRQLCAAGVKVLGLAALDSAAKPNYDRELAQKLVNAGAQIGAMTPGELAAWLAGQVQQ; from the coding sequence ATGAATAAAAATAAGACCTTTATCGATATACCTAGCGATACTCAGCGCTGGCGCTTGCTCTTGGGCGAGGCGGCGCAGCCGAGTCTGGGCGCGCTGACTGGCGATGCACTGGCGGCTGACGCGGCGCTGGAGTGGCTGTACGGGCGCGACCCGGAGCTGGCGCAGCGGGGCGAGCGGCGCGGTGGGCAGGAGGCTAGCCAGCTCACCACCCCGGACTGGGTCAATGCCATCCACCAACTGTTTCCGCAAGAAGTGATCGAGCGGCTGGAGCGCGATGCGGTTGAGCGTTTCGGCATCGACGAGGTGGTAACCAATCTGGAGGTGCTCGAACGGATCGAGCCTTCGGAGAGCCTGTTGCGTGCGGTGTTGCACACCAAGCATCTGATGAATCCGCAGGTGCTCGCAGCAGCGCGCAAGCTGGTGGCCGAGGTGGTGCGGCGCATTATGGACAAGCTGGCGCGTGAAGTGCGGCAAAGCTTTTCCGGCACGCGCGATCGGCGTCGACCTTCGCGTATCCGCGTGGCGAGTAATTTCGATTTCAAGCGCACGGTGCGCGCCAATTTGCACCGCTGGCACCCCGAGCGGCAAAAGTTGTATATCGAAACGCCACTGTTTATCAGCCGCAGCAAGCGGCATACCGAGCGCTGGGATATTGTGCTGCTGGTCGATCAAAGTGGCTCGATGGTCGACTCGGTGATCCATGCCGCGGTGATGGCCGCCTGCCTGTGGCAGCTGCCGGGTATGACGACTCATCTGGTGGCGTTTGATACCGCCGTGGTGGATCTCACTCGCGATGTGAGCGATCCGGTTGAGCTGCTGATGAAAGTGCAGTTGGGTGGCGGCACCGATATTGCCAAGGCGGTGGGCTATGCCCAGGGGCTGATTCACAATCCGCGCCGCAGCATGGTGGTGCTGATCAGCGATTTTTACGAGGGCGGCAGCGAATACGAGTTGATTCGCCGCACCCGCCAGCTGTGTGCAGCGGGCGTTAAAGTACTGGGGCTGGCCGCGCTGGATTCGGCCGCCAAGCCCAATTACGACCGCGAGCTGGCGCAAAAACTGGTGAACGCCGGGGCCCAGATTGGCGCAATGACGCCGGGCGAGCTGGCCGCGTGGCTGGCTGGACAGGTACAACAATGA
- a CDS encoding SWIM zinc finger family protein: MNTLLTLRPDLLSLSDEALIALSNAGFVKKAHKELQDGKAPALTASDDGALIAHYADGHITTLAAGGGLRDARCSCPASGLCRHRVTLVLAYRHLASSSSGEPASPSATAVASPATDSAANAAANTSTNTSADASISEERAWSPALFADEMAKLPAAILQRTQKLADAGTVLRLSSWQANHPHPSAQLPMCSVRFFSRHSLNHARCDCIQSQMCEHIALAVMAFAQAPAEGWTQLNLAVQGAAEHALLMQSPAAQQLGESLQQLALQLWQDGSSQPLSNLAASFTRARQQAEQLGWRWLIDGLAQLQQALHDQLARSSRASATRELRLLCELIARWQSASYLEGQSASYLDGQAASGQAGQVPRPPADLLGVGVKGEVALEHLRLVGLGAQWSDDEQQEQAQLIFTDPDTQAVLVIEKQWEKTPDSATPLWQRRYLGHSLARLAQSQIVTRSAKRFANGALAIGGTAKQSNVLPLTPAAWLQLAAPLRQPDAASLLAHLQAADPEFVRPRQLLEHLHLLPINSVLNWGWDGARQSLQAQLLCGDGDQPRVWLKLAHQRSAPHAVDTLATLLSQEVPTMLCGHFSLRDGELQVTPLSLAVDNRVIALHGEPTPAIALPDGPAHSASPLAQQLDELEQLLGRFLRQGLRHQGQSARQQARRVQAQLTELGMPTLAERLDEVLQQLAGAHTSSLANSLAQLYWLGQLCAR; the protein is encoded by the coding sequence ATGAACACACTACTGACACTGCGCCCTGATTTGCTCTCGCTCAGCGACGAAGCGCTGATTGCGCTCAGCAACGCGGGTTTTGTAAAAAAAGCGCACAAGGAGCTGCAGGATGGCAAAGCGCCAGCGCTCACTGCAAGCGACGATGGCGCGCTGATTGCCCACTACGCCGACGGCCATATCACCACGCTGGCGGCAGGCGGCGGGCTGCGCGACGCCCGCTGCAGCTGCCCGGCCAGCGGACTGTGTCGCCATCGCGTTACGCTGGTGCTGGCCTACCGGCATCTGGCTAGCAGCTCGAGTGGCGAGCCTGCCAGCCCCTCCGCAACCGCAGTAGCAAGCCCGGCAACTGACTCTGCGGCCAACGCAGCTGCAAACACATCGACAAACACATCAGCAGACGCATCAATCAGCGAGGAGCGCGCCTGGAGTCCGGCGCTGTTTGCTGATGAGATGGCCAAGCTGCCTGCCGCCATTTTGCAACGCACCCAAAAGCTGGCCGACGCCGGTACGGTGCTGCGCCTGAGCAGCTGGCAAGCCAATCATCCACACCCGTCGGCGCAATTGCCGATGTGCTCGGTGCGCTTTTTCTCGCGGCACAGCCTGAATCACGCCCGCTGTGATTGCATCCAGAGCCAGATGTGCGAACACATCGCGCTGGCGGTGATGGCCTTTGCGCAAGCACCTGCCGAGGGCTGGACCCAGCTCAATCTGGCCGTACAGGGCGCGGCAGAACATGCGCTGCTGATGCAATCGCCAGCAGCGCAGCAGCTGGGTGAATCGCTGCAGCAGCTGGCGTTGCAACTCTGGCAGGATGGTAGCAGCCAGCCTTTGAGCAATCTGGCCGCCAGCTTTACCCGCGCCCGGCAGCAGGCAGAACAGCTGGGCTGGCGCTGGCTGATTGATGGTCTGGCCCAATTGCAGCAAGCCTTGCACGATCAGCTGGCGCGCTCAAGCCGGGCCAGCGCCACGCGCGAGCTGCGCCTGCTGTGCGAGCTGATCGCCCGCTGGCAATCAGCCAGCTATCTGGAAGGCCAGTCAGCCAGCTACCTGGACGGCCAAGCTGCCAGCGGTCAGGCTGGACAAGTCCCCCGCCCGCCCGCCGATCTGCTTGGCGTCGGCGTCAAGGGCGAAGTGGCGCTAGAGCATCTGCGCCTGGTCGGGCTGGGTGCCCAGTGGAGCGACGACGAACAGCAGGAACAAGCCCAGCTGATTTTCACCGACCCAGATACGCAGGCGGTGCTGGTGATCGAAAAACAATGGGAAAAAACACCCGACAGCGCCACACCGCTGTGGCAGCGGCGCTATCTGGGGCACTCGCTGGCCCGGCTGGCGCAAAGCCAGATTGTGACCCGCTCGGCCAAACGCTTTGCCAACGGCGCGCTGGCGATTGGCGGCACGGCCAAACAAAGCAATGTGCTGCCGCTCACCCCGGCAGCATGGCTGCAGCTGGCCGCACCGCTCAGGCAGCCGGACGCGGCCAGCCTGCTCGCCCACCTGCAAGCGGCCGATCCGGAATTTGTCCGCCCGCGCCAGCTGCTGGAACACCTGCATCTGCTCCCGATTAATTCCGTGCTCAATTGGGGCTGGGACGGCGCTCGCCAGTCTCTACAGGCCCAATTGCTATGCGGTGATGGCGATCAGCCGCGGGTCTGGCTGAAATTGGCGCATCAGCGCAGCGCGCCGCATGCGGTGGACACACTCGCCACGCTATTGAGTCAAGAAGTGCCCACCATGCTGTGCGGGCATTTCAGCCTGCGCGATGGCGAGCTGCAAGTCACGCCGCTGAGTCTGGCCGTGGACAACCGCGTGATTGCACTGCACGGCGAGCCAACACCCGCCATCGCCCTGCCCGACGGGCCCGCACACAGCGCATCGCCACTGGCGCAGCAACTGGACGAGCTGGAGCAATTGCTCGGCCGCTTTTTGCGGCAGGGCTTGCGGCATCAGGGCCAGAGCGCCCGCCAGCAAGCCCGGCGGGTGCAGGCGCAATTGACCGAGCTGGGCATGCCAACACTCGCCGAGCGGCTGGACGAGGTGCTGCAGCAGCTAGCGGGCGCGCACACCAGCTCATTGGCCAACTCGCTGGCACAGCTGTACTGGCTGGGCCAGCTATGCGCGCGGTAG
- a CDS encoding response regulator transcription factor produces MRFILADDHILFREGLKFLLAQNADFSIVAEAGDASALKQQVQQHEPDMVLMDYQMPGDDSAAVLAWLKQRYPALRIIVLTGVQSGVVLQQLLDAGADGLMLKEGAGAELLAGIARVAAGERYLSPAAKLRLGSAAVALTPREFQILQAIAAGQSSQQIAARLVISVRTVDKHRENLMGKLKVSNAIQLLEQARLLQLLP; encoded by the coding sequence ATGCGTTTTATCCTTGCCGACGATCATATTCTGTTTCGCGAGGGACTTAAATTCCTGCTCGCGCAAAACGCCGATTTTAGCATCGTCGCTGAAGCGGGCGACGCTAGCGCGCTGAAACAGCAAGTGCAGCAGCACGAGCCCGATATGGTGCTGATGGATTACCAGATGCCCGGCGACGACAGTGCCGCCGTGCTGGCCTGGCTCAAGCAGCGCTACCCGGCGCTGCGCATTATCGTGCTGACCGGCGTGCAGTCGGGCGTGGTGCTGCAACAATTGCTCGATGCCGGTGCTGATGGCCTGATGCTCAAGGAGGGCGCAGGAGCCGAGCTGCTCGCGGGGATCGCCCGCGTTGCCGCCGGTGAGCGTTACCTCAGCCCGGCGGCCAAGCTGCGACTGGGCAGTGCGGCAGTGGCGCTAACGCCGCGCGAATTCCAGATTCTGCAGGCCATCGCTGCGGGGCAGTCCAGCCAGCAGATCGCCGCCCGGTTGGTGATTTCAGTGCGCACGGTCGACAAACACCGCGAAAACCTGATGGGCAAGCTCAAGGTGAGCAATGCCATTCAATTACTCGAACAAGCGCGCTTGTTGCAGCTGCTGCCCTAA
- a CDS encoding sensor histidine kinase encodes MGLRYAGCWLALIINALLLFAKPVAAVDAAPVLRVQTLAHTPATIPTASAAWRDGWGHADQGNKTRWLRVQFASTAPQRLLLDVGVPDIEYLALYRGSGQAASRVIELRSDSPYTARPWPGRRLALPLDVEAGQHEYLLQYRVHGDTPLDLQLYTPAEHAQLLASGNLLTGLVIGSLLALLLLALLHYAIEQQPAYLYYAVTVLCAVLFLLQIGGYLFGWLWPNAGSWNQAVPMWLQAAIHCSHAAFTINLFDLRRRAPWLWRAYLAVMAAALACAVYYQLTGSLDLLLPLALLHLPLPLLAGVLALRQRLPAAGWYLAGAFCLLLFVNVLFGLSVLGVLSGLPTFALPQIGYLLEALCFAAALGYRMFSLQRSHARHLEARLLEAEQLAQAEADKLALQARNQQQQLELAAAGHDLSQPLAAIRLAIPALQAQAGTARISEHIEQALAYTEGLLRELITDARHGQGEHLLALEDVLIAAYQRHLSAAQAKGLRLRYASTGLQLAASPTVLARLLDNLLVNAIRYTTSGGILMGIRRQPNQIVLQIWDTGSGIHQTEIRQLLQPFRQSGRLAAERHGHGLGLHIVQTLCQQSGYQLRIASRPGCGSCMSIVIPLESR; translated from the coding sequence ATGGGTTTACGCTACGCAGGCTGTTGGCTGGCGCTGATTATTAATGCTTTGCTGCTGTTCGCCAAGCCAGTAGCGGCGGTAGATGCGGCTCCCGTTCTGCGCGTACAAACGTTGGCGCACACACCTGCGACCATCCCGACAGCCAGCGCCGCATGGCGTGATGGCTGGGGGCACGCTGATCAAGGCAACAAGACCCGCTGGCTGCGCGTGCAGTTTGCCAGCACCGCGCCGCAACGCCTGCTGCTGGATGTGGGCGTGCCGGATATCGAGTATCTGGCGCTGTATCGCGGCAGCGGCCAAGCCGCCAGCCGAGTAATTGAATTGCGCAGCGACAGCCCCTACACGGCCCGACCCTGGCCCGGACGGCGGCTGGCGCTGCCGCTGGACGTCGAGGCTGGCCAGCATGAATACCTGCTGCAGTATCGCGTTCACGGCGACACCCCGCTTGACTTGCAGCTCTATACCCCTGCGGAACACGCCCAGCTACTGGCCAGCGGCAATCTGCTGACTGGACTAGTGATCGGCAGCCTGCTCGCCTTGCTGCTACTGGCGCTACTGCATTACGCCATCGAGCAGCAACCGGCTTATCTGTATTACGCCGTCACCGTGCTGTGTGCGGTGCTGTTTTTGCTGCAGATCGGCGGCTATCTGTTTGGCTGGCTATGGCCAAATGCTGGTAGCTGGAATCAGGCCGTGCCGATGTGGCTGCAGGCGGCGATTCATTGCAGCCATGCGGCATTCACCATCAATCTGTTCGACCTGCGCCGGCGCGCGCCGTGGCTGTGGCGCGCCTATCTGGCGGTGATGGCGGCGGCGCTGGCCTGCGCCGTGTACTACCAGCTCACTGGCAGCCTGGACTTACTGCTGCCGCTGGCGCTGCTGCACCTGCCCTTGCCGCTGCTGGCTGGCGTGCTGGCGCTGCGCCAACGCCTGCCCGCGGCGGGCTGGTATCTGGCCGGAGCGTTCTGCCTGCTGCTGTTTGTGAATGTACTGTTCGGCCTGAGCGTGCTGGGCGTATTGAGCGGCCTGCCGACTTTTGCGCTGCCGCAGATCGGCTATCTGCTCGAAGCGCTGTGCTTTGCCGCCGCGCTGGGCTACCGCATGTTCAGCCTGCAGCGCAGCCATGCCCGCCATCTGGAAGCGCGACTGCTGGAGGCCGAGCAGCTGGCGCAGGCCGAAGCCGACAAGCTCGCGCTGCAGGCACGCAACCAGCAACAACAACTGGAGCTGGCTGCCGCCGGGCATGATCTGTCGCAGCCGCTGGCGGCGATCCGGCTAGCGATTCCAGCCCTGCAAGCGCAAGCGGGAACGGCAAGGATCAGTGAGCATATCGAGCAGGCGCTGGCCTACACCGAAGGCCTGCTGCGCGAGCTGATCACCGACGCGCGGCACGGCCAGGGCGAACATCTGCTGGCGCTGGAAGACGTGCTGATCGCCGCCTACCAGCGGCATCTGAGCGCCGCCCAGGCCAAAGGCCTGCGTCTGCGTTATGCCAGCACCGGCCTGCAGCTGGCCGCCTCACCCACCGTGCTGGCACGGCTGCTGGACAATCTGCTGGTCAATGCCATCCGCTACACGACAAGCGGCGGCATACTGATGGGTATACGTCGGCAGCCCAATCAAATCGTGCTCCAGATCTGGGATACCGGCAGCGGTATCCACCAGACTGAAATCCGCCAGCTGCTGCAGCCCTTCCGCCAGAGCGGGCGGTTGGCCGCCGAGCGCCACGGCCACGGCCTGGGTCTGCATATTGTGCAGACACTATGCCAGCAATCGGGCTATCAATTGCGCATCGCCTCGCGCCCGGGCTGCGGCAGCTGCATGAGCATTGTTATCCCGCTCGAGTCCCGTTGA
- a CDS encoding YbhB/YbcL family Raf kinase inhibitor-like protein — protein MKRIATLLATMATTFCAASALAADFQLGSTELKANQPMSKQQEFAGFGCNGGNQSPQLHWQNAPAGTKSFAITVYDPDAPTGSGWWHWGVVNIPASVSAVAAGSVPAGAVQTRTDYGTAGYGGACPPVGDKAHRYIHTVWALNVEQLPLDANASGALVGYMLNAHQLGKAQLITTYQRSK, from the coding sequence ATGAAACGCATCGCTACTTTACTTGCCACAATGGCCACAACATTCTGCGCTGCCAGCGCATTGGCTGCCGATTTCCAGCTGGGCAGTACCGAGCTCAAAGCCAATCAGCCGATGAGCAAACAGCAGGAGTTTGCTGGGTTTGGCTGCAATGGGGGCAATCAGTCGCCGCAATTGCACTGGCAAAATGCGCCTGCCGGCACCAAGAGCTTTGCTATCACGGTGTACGACCCGGATGCCCCCACGGGCAGTGGCTGGTGGCATTGGGGCGTGGTCAATATTCCGGCCTCGGTTAGCGCAGTCGCCGCAGGCAGCGTGCCCGCGGGTGCGGTGCAAACGCGCACCGACTACGGCACGGCAGGCTATGGTGGCGCCTGCCCGCCAGTCGGCGATAAAGCGCACCGCTATATTCATACGGTGTGGGCGCTTAACGTTGAGCAACTGCCGCTTGATGCCAACGCCAGCGGTGCGCTGGTCGGCTATATGCTCAACGCTCATCAACTGGGCAAAGCCCAATTAATCACCACTTATCAGCGCAGCAAATAA
- a CDS encoding AraC family transcriptional regulator, with translation MNQIQTRQIQQSVILAKATQQLREVTCLQATLMRVVHGEKHIWINEQTQIARRGDLLLAPAGTRLTLSNYPDAQGYACEVLVFDANLIAHFRASYPDAVQGVMQKPARLCEKMTPMIQHLWDEVFAATASHEPEQLLQHRAEGLLLAITLAGYGAALLLNRSDSLAERVQQLIMLHPAQEWTVEMMARQLNLGASTLRRQLDKEGQSFRELLEQVRLNTALGMIQTSKQAIGQIAQQCGYASASRFSARFQQQFGIKPMQLRATMA, from the coding sequence ATGAACCAAATCCAAACTCGCCAGATTCAGCAAAGCGTGATTCTTGCCAAAGCCACCCAGCAATTGCGCGAAGTGACTTGCCTGCAAGCCACGCTGATGCGAGTCGTCCACGGCGAAAAACACATCTGGATCAATGAGCAAACGCAGATCGCACGGCGTGGCGATTTGCTGCTTGCCCCAGCGGGCACCCGCCTGACTTTATCCAATTATCCCGACGCGCAGGGCTATGCCTGCGAAGTTCTGGTTTTTGACGCCAACCTGATTGCGCATTTTCGCGCCAGCTACCCTGATGCGGTACAGGGCGTGATGCAAAAGCCAGCCAGGCTGTGTGAAAAAATGACGCCGATGATTCAGCATCTGTGGGATGAAGTGTTTGCCGCCACCGCCAGCCACGAGCCAGAGCAACTGCTGCAACACCGCGCCGAAGGGCTGTTGCTGGCCATCACCCTGGCAGGCTACGGCGCAGCATTGTTGCTCAATCGCAGTGATTCGCTCGCCGAGCGCGTCCAGCAGTTGATCATGCTGCACCCGGCGCAGGAATGGACGGTTGAGATGATGGCCAGACAGCTCAATCTAGGCGCATCCACCTTGCGCCGCCAGCTGGACAAGGAAGGCCAATCGTTCCGCGAGCTGCTCGAACAGGTGCGGCTTAATACCGCGTTGGGGATGATACAGACGTCCAAACAGGCCATTGGCCAGATCGCCCAGCAATGCGGCTACGCCTCAGCCTCGCGGTTTAGTGCGCGCTTTCAGCAGCAATTTGGCATCAAACCCATGCAGCTGCGCGCCACGATGGCATAG